The Apium graveolens cultivar Ventura chromosome 11, ASM990537v1, whole genome shotgun sequence genome has a window encoding:
- the LOC141696496 gene encoding uncharacterized protein LOC141696496 has translation METDKNNEGRIQLNYPMLTRANYTAWAMKMKVYMQDHSVWEAISPKDPETTVVDEKKDKVAMAAIYQAIPEDVLLSIADKESAKGAREAIKTLCQGADRAKTAKIQTLKAEFESMTMQDTDSIDDFTMKLKGLVTNIRSLGETVAESYVVKKILRAAPSKFLQIASTIEQFGNIEKMTVKETVGSLKAHEERIKGQTDTKEGKLLLTREEWVKREKEESKLLLTKEEMDETLKQRKRRGIVCKEQGKRIHPRWTR, from the coding sequence ATGGAGACAGATAAGAATAACGAAGGAAGGATCCAGTTAAACTACCCCATGTTAACTCGAGCAAATTATACGGCTTGGGCTATGAAGATGAAGGTGTATATGCAGGACCACAGTGTTTGGGAGGCTATATCGCCAAAGGATCCTGAGACAACGGTGGTTGATGAGAAGAAGGACAAGGTCGCGATGGCGGCAATATATCAGGCTATCCCGGAGGACGTACTCCTCTCAATTGCAGACAAAGAATCGGCTAAGGGAGCAAGGGAGGCTATCAAAACACTGTGTCAAGGTGCTGATAGAGCCAAGACGGCAAAAATACAAACCCTCAAGGCAGAGTTTGAATCTATGACTATGCAGGATACAGACTCAATAGACGACTTCACCATGAAATTGAAAGGATTGGTCACCAACATACGCTCACTAGGAGAAACTGTTGCAGAGAGCTATGTGGTTAAAAAGATCTTGAGAGCAGCCCCCTCGAAATTTCTACAAATCGCCTCCACTATAGAACAGTTTGGAAATATCGAAAAAATGACTGTGAAAGAAACGGTTGGATCACTAAAGGCTCATGAAGAAAGAATTAAGGGACAAACTGATACAAAGGAAGGAAAGTTACTTCTCACCAGGGAGGAATGGGTCAAAAGAGAGAAGGAAGAGAGCAAGCTATTACTTACAAAAGAGGAAATGGATGAAACGCTCAAACAAAGGAAACGCCGAGGCATAGTATGTAAGGAACAAGGGAAAAGGATACATCCGAGGTGGACGAGATAA